The Brassica oleracea var. oleracea cultivar TO1000 chromosome C7, BOL, whole genome shotgun sequence sequence GACACAACCTTCATTTTCATCACCGGGTCTGATCCTAGAAGTCTCTCTATCGAAATGCCTGAGGTTGAGTTTGCTAAAGCTCTTGATGATGTTGGGGAAGCGATTGTGTATAGGCATATCACACCAAGATTCTTGTGGAAGCTCCAAAAATGGATTGGTATCGGAAGAGAGAAGACGATGATGAAAGCTAATGCCGTTCTTGATCGTGTTTGTGCAAAATATATATCAGCCAAGAGAGAAGAGATAAGATCACAAGAGAATGCTGATGAAGAGAGTGAGGATCTGTTGACATCCCACATAAAGTTAGATGCAAGCAAGTACGAGCTCTTGAATCCTGAAGATGATAAGTTCCTCAGAGACTTCACAGTAGGTTTCATGGTAGCTGGGAGAGATTCAACGGCATGCACGCTCACTTGGTTCTTCTGGATTCTGTCTGAAAACCCTAACGTGTTGTCCAAGATTCTCCAAGAAATCAACGAAAATGTACCAATAACCAGGAGTGACCAAGACAAGTCGTCGTACTTGAACAAGCTGGTGTATCTACATGCAGCATTAAGTGAATCAATGAGGCTGTACCCGCCAATACCATTCGAACGCAAGTCACCAATCAAACCGGATGTGCTTCCCAGCGGGCATAAGGTCAAATCAAATATCAATATTATGATCTTCCTTTACGCTATGGGGAGAATGAAAGACGTGTGGGGAGAAGACGCAAGGGAGTTCAAGCCAGAGAGATGGATTTCAGAGACAGGAGGGTTGAGACATGAGCCTTCTTACAAGTTCTTATCGTTCAATGCCGGTCCAAGAACATGTCTAGGTAAGAATTTAGCTATGGATCTGATGAAGACGGTGATTGTGGAAATATTACAAGCATATGAGATTAATGTCGTTAGTG is a genomic window containing:
- the LOC106304580 gene encoding alkane hydroxylase MAH1-like; this translates as MASVGLYEALIAFFFFLTFCFLFNKKPFSYLPFQKTLKSYPWNWPVLGMLPGVLVRLHRIYDCSVEVLENSNLTFQFKGPWFSGMDILVTVVPANIHYILSSNFSNYIKGPEFQEIFEAYGDGIINSDSELWRNLRKSSQVIFSHQKYQSFSKSTTRSKLKDGLLPLLSHFADEEMVVDLQDVFQRFMFDTTFIFITGSDPRSLSIEMPEVEFAKALDDVGEAIVYRHITPRFLWKLQKWIGIGREKTMMKANAVLDRVCAKYISAKREEIRSQENADEESEDLLTSHIKLDASKYELLNPEDDKFLRDFTVGFMVAGRDSTACTLTWFFWILSENPNVLSKILQEINENVPITRSDQDKSSYLNKLVYLHAALSESMRLYPPIPFERKSPIKPDVLPSGHKVKSNINIMIFLYAMGRMKDVWGEDAREFKPERWISETGGLRHEPSYKFLSFNAGPRTCLGKNLAMDLMKTVIVEILQAYEINVVSGQKIEAKPGLILHMKHGLKVTIAKKCCSLE